The following are from one region of the Magnetococcales bacterium genome:
- a CDS encoding AMP-binding protein yields MSHSITDALQDHGRRTPEKIFCHLFQEDKNTSLTYGVLLERAQAFAGLYQAHGALPGEVIPIFLPHGMDLYPAFLGAMLAGCVPSFMPPLTVKQEPEIYWEVHRKLLKRIGARLVVADRRLADHVDKLDFGDGTILQPQQAGRISHPTLPVAIGPDDVAFLQHSSGTTGLKKGVVLTHRAVLRQAAVYGRAVDLTPDAVVASWLPLYHDMGLLACFIIPLLVGASMVSLDPFAWVIRPESLFAAVELHRATHVWLPNFAFHHLCRTVDPSRSPYDLSSLKAIINCSEPCKAETFALFAHTFASCGVSREKLQISYAMAETVFASTQTPLGKVVLPLAVDQQTLVEKRCFHPPQPARPVHHLMPVGPILEGLEMRIVEGDTVLADGQVGEVAMRGDFLFTGYFKQPELSAERIRNGWYHSGDLGFIWGGGLYITGRKDDLLIIHGKNIHAHDVEQALNQVVGIKAGRAVAVARFDPLLGSHELIVIAETDATAPELHKKIKKEVAGILAALFNITSAKIRLVAQGWLVKTTSGKISRERNLAKLLQKTALVILLLTTLLLWFSPSLARAESGTSACNWFGLTLGYKDVAWNEILGKGQVEQAIHKHCHTIYCGHEPRMHHSMVYEIMPCDHRCVVVNRRYFQDSCF; encoded by the coding sequence ATGAGCCATTCCATCACCGACGCTTTGCAGGATCATGGTCGCCGGACGCCGGAAAAGATTTTTTGTCACCTGTTTCAGGAAGATAAAAACACATCTCTGACCTATGGCGTCCTGCTTGAACGTGCCCAGGCTTTTGCCGGTCTCTATCAGGCCCATGGCGCCTTGCCCGGTGAGGTCATCCCCATTTTTCTGCCCCATGGCATGGATCTCTACCCGGCCTTCCTGGGAGCCATGTTGGCAGGGTGTGTTCCCTCCTTCATGCCGCCTCTGACGGTCAAACAGGAACCGGAGATTTATTGGGAGGTCCATCGGAAATTGCTCAAACGTATCGGTGCGCGCCTGGTGGTGGCGGACCGGCGGTTGGCCGATCATGTGGATAAACTGGATTTTGGTGACGGAACGATCCTGCAACCCCAGCAGGCCGGCAGGATCTCCCATCCCACGCTTCCGGTGGCCATTGGCCCGGACGACGTGGCTTTTTTACAGCACAGTTCCGGAACGACCGGGCTGAAAAAAGGAGTTGTCCTGACCCATCGGGCGGTGTTGCGTCAGGCAGCGGTCTATGGCCGGGCGGTCGATCTGACGCCGGATGCTGTCGTGGCCAGTTGGTTGCCCCTCTACCACGACATGGGCCTGCTGGCTTGCTTCATCATTCCTTTGCTCGTTGGGGCATCCATGGTCTCTCTGGACCCTTTTGCCTGGGTCATCCGTCCCGAGAGCTTGTTTGCCGCAGTGGAGTTGCATCGAGCCACCCATGTCTGGCTGCCCAACTTTGCTTTTCACCACCTGTGCCGAACGGTGGATCCCTCCCGCTCCCCCTATGATCTCTCCAGTCTGAAGGCCATCATCAACTGCTCGGAACCTTGCAAGGCGGAGACGTTCGCGTTGTTCGCGCATACCTTCGCCTCCTGCGGTGTGTCCCGGGAAAAATTGCAGATCAGCTATGCCATGGCCGAGACGGTTTTTGCATCCACCCAGACTCCCCTGGGCAAGGTGGTGCTGCCTTTGGCGGTCGATCAACAAACCCTGGTGGAAAAACGTTGTTTTCACCCACCCCAGCCTGCCCGACCCGTCCACCATCTGATGCCGGTCGGTCCCATATTGGAGGGGCTGGAGATGCGCATTGTCGAAGGCGATACCGTCCTGGCGGATGGTCAGGTGGGGGAGGTGGCGATGCGTGGAGATTTTCTCTTCACCGGTTATTTCAAACAGCCGGAATTGAGCGCCGAACGGATCCGCAACGGTTGGTATCACTCCGGAGATCTCGGTTTCATCTGGGGCGGGGGACTCTACATCACAGGTCGCAAAGATGACTTGTTGATCATCCACGGCAAAAACATTCATGCCCACGATGTGGAGCAGGCTCTCAATCAGGTCGTCGGCATCAAGGCTGGACGGGCGGTCGCGGTGGCCAGGTTTGACCCTCTCCTGGGCAGCCACGAGTTGATCGTCATCGCCGAGACCGATGCAACCGCACCGGAACTCCACAAGAAGATCAAAAAAGAGGTTGCCGGCATCCTTGCCGCATTGTTCAACATCACCTCTGCCAAAATCAGGCTGGTGGCCCAAGGGTGGTTGGTCAAGACGACGAGCGGCAAGATCAGCCGGGAAAGGAATCTGGCAAAACTGCTGCAAAAGACAGCCCTGGTCATACTCCTGTTGACGACCTTGTTGCTGTGGTTCTCTCCCTCGCTGGCACGGGCGGAATCGGGTACTTCTGCCTGCAACTGGTTTGGGCTGACCTTGGGCTACAAGGATGTCGCATGGAACGAAATTTTGGGGAAGGGGCAGGTGGAGCAGGCCATCCACAAACATTGTCACACGATCTATTGCGGCCATGAACCCCGCATGCACCACTCCATGGTGTATGAGATCATGCCTTGCGACCATCGCTGTGTTGTTGTCAACCGGAGATATTTCCAGGACTCCTGCTTCTGA